The Triticum urartu cultivar G1812 chromosome 6, Tu2.1, whole genome shotgun sequence genome includes the window TTAGCAACACTACAAGGAGGGTACAAGCCAGAAACTATTTGGATGACTGACCATATAGAACGAGCCAATTTACATTGGAAGAACAAATGTTTTATTGTCTCATCATGCGGACAAAATACACATTGCGTACTTCCATGTCAATTCCTCTTAATAATGTTATCTTTAGTAAGAATGACTCCGCGACGAAGATACCATGCAAAGATTTTATTCTTAAGAGGTATCTTCATCTTTCAGATCTTCTTATTATTATCAACTGGCACGTCAGACTAAATCAAAGCTCTATACATAGACTCCACTGAAAATTGCCCATTCCCATGTAGGTTCCAAAGAAATAAATCGGACCCCTGTGACAACTGTACCGTGGATAATCGTTGAAGTAATATGTTCCACGATAGGAGTCTAGGTCCAATTAAATCCCTTCTGAACGTCACATTGGGCGGAAATGATTCCAAAACCTTGGCAATAGTATCACCCTTGTGACGTACAATATTGTATAGAGCTGGATATTGTTCCCGGAGAGTAGCATTACCTAACCACTTATCCTCCCAGAATCTAATTTCCGAGCCATTCTTAATTGAGAAGGACCCATAGCGGAAGAAATATTTCTTTGTTGCCATTAATCCCGCCCAAAAATGAGAGTCCCCAGGCTTCCAGTATACCTGGGATATCGCGTAGAACCCACATATTTTCTCCTAAGGAGGGTTTGCCATACACCATCTTCGGTGAACAACTTAAATAACCATTTGCCAAGGAGGGCCCTATTCTTAACCTCAAGGTCATGAATTCCCAACCCGCCTTGGTCCTTGGGACGGTAAACCACACTCCATTTAGCCAGCCGATATTTCTTTCTCTCGCTATCTGGTTGCCAAAAGAATATTGATCGAAAGTAATCCAATCTATGTAAAACTCCTTTCGGCAATTGGAAGAAGGAAATCATATATAGTACCATGTTACTTAGTACTGAATTTATGAGGACCAACCTCCCACCCAGAGATTGCAATTTACCTTTCCAACTGCTAAGCCTTTTTTGTAGTCTCTCCTCGACGTGTTTCCATTCAGCATTTGTGAGTCTTCGATAATGTATCGGTATACCCAAATAAGTGGTCGGAAACTGGCCCAACCCGCATCCGAACAGGTCGGCATACAGATGGGCCTCGTCTTGAGCCTCGCCAAAACAAAACAATTCACTTTTATGGAAATTTATCTTAAGCCCTGAGAGTTGCTCGGATGCTGATAAACTTAATTTCAGATTTCTTGCTTTCTCGAGGTTATGATCCATAAAGAGAATCGTATCATCGGCATATTGAAGGATAGAAAGACCACCATCCACTAGATGATTCACTACCCCATCAATTTGTCCATCAACTTTGGCACGCTCAATCACGACCGCTAACATATCCGCCACTATATTGAATAGCATGGGCGATATTGAGTCACCTTGTCGCAATCCTTTCTTTGGTTGGAAATAGTTGCCAACATCATCATTGACTTTAATGGCAACACTACCTCCAGCCACAAAACTATGAATCATTGCGCGCCACTCTGCAGAAAATCCTTTCATTCTGAGAGTCTGTTGAAGAAAAGACCACTTGACTTTGTCATAAGCCTTTTCAAAGTCAATTTTAAGAACCACCCCATTCAGTTTTTTCCGATGCAATTCATGAACTGTTTCGTGAAGGACAACAACCCCATCTAGGATGTTCCTGCCTTGCATAAAAGCAGTTTGAGAAGGACGAACCACATTCGCTACCTTAGTGAAGATTTTAAAGCTAACATTAAGGAGGCATATTGGACGATATTGTTGTATCCTTTCAGCCTCATTAACCTTAGGTATTAAAATAATTTCACCGAAGTTTAAGCGAAACAACTCTAGTTGACCAGCATGAAGGCAGCCAAACAAGGGTAGGAGATCATGTTTGATAACCTCCCAAAAGTTCTGGTAGAACTCAGCGGGAAAACCATCTGGACCCGGTGCTTTGTTATGCTCCATTAGGAAAACTGCCTTTCTAACTTCCTCCTCAGAAAATGGAGCTGTTAGAAGGCTATTTTCTGCATCAGAAACCTGGGAGATGTCATCTGTTCGAGACTCATCCATCGAGAAGTTTCCTTCATGTTCGAGAGTCACCCATAGATGCCATTCAAAACAAGTTCATGCTCAAATAGGTTGCACTGATTTGACAACTAGCAAGGTGGTACGTCCAATGTGCGGGCTAGTATTTTATAAAGTGGTATCACATTCACAAATATGAGCCTTTTTCAAGCATAGTTTTATCTTGGGTATGTTTGATTTAATCACTGATATATTAATATGTATGTTATGTAGTAATCTACCGCGTTGTTATCCATGCTGTACTAATTCTTTTTCTAATCAAAATTTTGTGTTTTCACCCGCAAATAATAATAAGCTCTATAGAGGATGCGTGTTGTTATCCATGAAAACACGCAGAGGAAAGGGATGCATTTGTCCAATAGAGGATGGCTAGTCCTTATCAACTCCGTGGGTTCTAAGTTCTAACATTGTTCTTTACATGATGTCTTTCTTCTAAGCGCTAAAATAAAGTTGAATGTGCGGGTGCTTATTATTGATAGTTTTAATGCGCGTGACACATGCTGAAATGGAGACACTTCAATATTATTCTTGCCTCCTCTGTAGTTTGTACTACTAATGCTGAAGAGTGACGACACCATTAAGCGCATAGTTTCCATTGGCCCATTAGCATTCTTGTTGGACACACCTTCAAATCTAGTGGTCTCCGAATGCCACGCGGACTGCTTCGTTGCCAAGCTAATTAAAGTGGGCGTTTGGTGGTAACATGTTTTGTTTAAAGCTTTATTATCATAGCATGGAATTTGTAGGAACGCTATAATTTAAGTCCTCATCGGTCACTTGTTGCAGCTTGTAGAGTTCATCGCTAGCAACAAGAATAGTCAACACAACATGGAAATAGCTCCAATTCTCAAACTTGAGGTCCAGTCAGTGGGGTGACGTAGACCAAGATCGAGGGCATGGGAAGCAGAGGTATGTAGAGTGATACTCCCGTGGGCCAGTCTGAAGAACGGAGAAGGGTCTGAAGAACACAGAACATGACATATCTCCAACCAAGCAGAGCACAATGGAGAACTTCCATAGTTCTAATGTTTGCCTGTCGCGAGCTGTCGCTACGTAATTAAGTCAAAAATGTAATTAATTCTCAAATCTGTATCCAGGAAAATATTAATCATCCAGCACATTTAGCTGGCTCCAGGAGAAGGAATCTTCAACTCGTTTCTACCACAGAAAAGGTAAAATTCTACACACCAAAATAGCATGAAATTAAAGGCCCTGACACAAGCCCCAACACGCCAACACACGAGACCAAGGTTCTTTGAGGCCCTGACAGTAATCAAGCAGCAATTATATATCAGGCATTTAGCTGTGCAAGTAATGTCAGACAAAACACAATTGGGACACAAAAAAACAGGTGCAACTTAAGATTTACCACCAAATGCGCAGCAGAGATCAAACAAATAGCCTTTTGGGTAGAGATCAACTGAATAACAGTTCAATAACAACATTACAATAAAAAACGAGACTTGGCTCAGAGAGCAAGATGAATACAACGACGCACATAGACGAATAATATAACACTTCCAGGAAACTAAATAAATAACAAGAGATCGATCGCACGATAGCTGGCCATGCACAGCGGCTGGAGATCCTCATCCCTCCAGGCTTACATGGGAGGGAAAGGACTCGAACTGAACCCCAGATCGGAGAATTGCGTCTCCAACATCATATCACCGCCGGAGAAGCCGGCGCCATCGTGGCTGGCATTGCCACCGTAGACCTGCGTGCCGACGTCCCCACCGGAGCTCACCATGTCAAGCCAGCCTTCCTCCTCCTGCGGTGACGCCAGATACAGCGGCAGAGACCCCATGTCGATGTTGTCGTTGCTGACGCATGGAGCTGGCGGTGGCGCCTGGACATGGTTTTTTGCCATGCGTTCGCCGAGGCTCTTGAGGAGCTCGTCCACCTTCCAGCCAACGCGGGCGAGCTCCTCAGCGCTGAGGTCAACGAGGCCTGGGTGGTTGCCGTGCATGATGTTGTAAAGGAGGTACCTGATCTCGCTGTCCTGGCACTCGCGGCGAGCCTTGTCGACCTGGTCCCGGAGCTTGGCGATGCGCTGGGTGAGGAATGCCTCCTGGTCCAGCGTCTTCTTGCAATGCCCCAGCTCCGGCATGCTCTTGAATTCATTCAGGATATCCACCGCCTCGGCGTGGGAAGGGAACACCTGAGGCTCCGCCTCGCCCTCGCCGTACACCACCAGGCAGGTCTTGACATCGCACATGGTGCCCAGCTCGGTCGCCTTTTTCATCAGGCTCCCGAGACGCTTCGTGAACCTAGCGCGCCGGGCGGAGTCCTTGGCGATGTACTGGAGGGTCACCTTCTTGCGAGCCATTGCCGGCAAAGGGATAAAACTAGCCAAGGTAAGGAAAGTTGCTGGTTTAGGCAGGGAGGAGGGGTAGATTTATAGTGGCGAGATCGCCAAGGAATTAATTTCATGATATGGCAAGAGATTGGGAGAATATTGCATAAGATTTACTGCGTTAATTGTGCCCATATGTAATTTTGGCACCCATTTAAACCGTCCTTTTTTAACTTTGTATATTTGGCGTCCATTTAAACCTTTTAAATTTACGCGTGTGTGACAGTCGGCCCATTGTATAGCGAGAGCACGGCAAATTGTAGGCGCGCAGATGGTTTCCACGCGATGTAACGGTTCGTTTTGCAATGCTTCATGTGCGACGGATGTCATCGCACTAAGCACATCAAGCCGTGCAAATGAATTGAGCCAGCACAAGTCTCCGTTGGTCCTATCCAACACACAAAAAGAAAGACATTATTAACCAGCAACCTGAAAAGCCATCGATGATGTTTGTAACACACGCCCCATATTAAGCAAAAAAAGGAAACATCTAGGGCCGATAAAGGGGTTCATAACCATAAGTAGTCATTCGTTATCGCTAGTGGGTCAATTGCACCAACGAGCCTGTCATTGGTACTATACGCACAACTTGCGCGCCAAATTGGTCACCCGCAGTGCTTATTTTCGTCCCACGTAGTATATGACGGGAGGAAACGACTTGTTCAGAATACCACAACCTTTGAGTTGTTGGAGAACATAAGACCACCTTCCATGCAGTGGTTATTTTCATCCCACCTAGTATATGCCCGGAGAACCCGACTTTCTCAGAATACCACAATCTTTGAGTTGTAGGAGACCATATGACCACTTTCCAAACAAGAAACGCCGTGTTTCCTTCACCAGGCTGGTGCTTATGCATTGAACATCTAACCCCGTGTGTACCATTAGGATGAAGTAGGCCCCGTGCGACTTTTCCCCTACTAAAGTATTCCACGGTAACTTCTGGACTACCGCTAAGTTGAACTTGGATAGGCTCGATGGAGAGCAGTCAAGGAAGGAGGATATGAACCCAGTACCCATCACATGATAGGAGGTTCACATGCAGAAAAACTAGTGCAATGGCCAACACCTTTTCAGTGGTCTCCCTCGCCTCCCAAAATATGTGATCTACTTTTGCTTTTGTAAATTTCTCCATGTAATGAGGTCATTCAGAAGCCTGGGGAAGGGGTGGAAGCGTGACTACCATCATCTTTACTATGGGACTCTGAGAGCGATGGGAGCCTCTTCCCCATTGTGGAGGGTCTGGCCGCCTAGGAGGATGATAACTCAACCCCAATCTCAGTACGAATGAGTTATTTCTTAAATTTCATGGTTGTTAGCCTGTGAGACAACCTGATATGGTCCTCCTTTACACCGAGAAAGGGTGGCATCCAAGTGTTGGGCTTATAGTTGGACGGTACCCAGCTCATCACAATGCTAGAgttccccatccccatccccatgTCTGCCACCCATTGTTGGTTGAGGTTGACCATGACCAAGCACACACGGgcacgcggggggggggggggggggggggggggggtgaaggaaatatgccctagaggcaataataaagttattatttatttccttatatcatgataaatgtttattattcatgctagaattgtattaaccggaaacataatatatgtgtgaatacatagacaaacggagtgtcactagtatgcctctacttgactagctcgttaatcaaagatggttatgtttcctaaccatgaacaaagagttgttatttgattaacgggattacagcattaggtgaatgatctgattgacatgacccattccattagcttagcacccgatcgtttagtatgttgctattgctttcttcataacttatacatgttcctatgactatgagattatgcaactcccgtttgccggaggaacactttgtgtgctaccaaacgtcacaacgtaaatgggtgattataaaggtactctacaggtgtctccaaaggtacatgttgggttggcgtatttcgagattaggatttgtcactccgattgtcggagaggtatctctgggccctctcggtaatgcacatcacataagccttgcaagcattgcaactaatgagttagttgcgagatgatgtattacggaacgagtaaagagacttgccggtaacgagattgaactaggtattgagataccgaggatcgaatctcgagcaagtaacataccgaagacaaagggaacaacgtatgttgttatgcggtctgaccgataaagatcttcgtagaatatgtaggagccaatatgagcatccaggttccgctattggttattgaccggagacgtgtctcggtcatgtctacattgttctcgaacccgtagggtccgcacgcttaaggtttcgatgacagttatattatgagtttatgagttttgatgtaccgaagttagttcggagtcccggatgtgatcacggacatgacgaggagtcttgaaatggtcaagacataaagattgatatattggacggctatattcggacacaggaagtgttccgggtgatttcggagaaaaccggagagccggagggttaccggaaccccccgggagaagtaatgggccatatgggccttagtggagagagagaagggcagccaaagatgggccgcgcgcctcctcccccctggtccgaattggactaggagagggggggcggcgcccccctttccttctccctccccacttctttccccctcctagtaggagtcctactcctactaggaggaggactcctccttggcgcgccatagggagCCAGCCGggctcctccccttgatcctttatatacgggggcagggggcacccctagacacacaagttgatccacgtgatcatattctcagccgtgtgcggtgcccccttccaccataatcctcgataatattgtagtggtgcttaggcgaagccctgcgacgatagtacatcaagatcgtcaccacgccgtcgtgctgacggaactcttccccgacactttgctggatcggagtccggggatcgtcatcgagctgaacgtgtgctaaaactcagaggtgccgtagtttcagtgcttgatcggtcgggccgtgaagacgtacgactacatcaaccgcgttgtgctaacgcttccgctgtcggtctacaagggtacgtagatcacactctcccctctcgttgctatgcatcaccatgatcttgcgtgtgcgtaggaatttttttgaaattactacgttccccaacagtggcatccgagcctaggttttatatgttgatgttatatgcacgagtagaacacaagtgagttgtgggcgatataagtcatactgcttaccagcatgtcatactttggttcggcggtattgttggacgaagcggcccgg containing:
- the LOC125516968 gene encoding agamous-like MADS-box protein AGL80, producing the protein MARKKVTLQYIAKDSARRARFTKRLGSLMKKATELGTMCDVKTCLVVYGEGEAEPQVFPSHAEAVDILNEFKSMPELGHCKKTLDQEAFLTQRIAKLRDQVDKARRECQDSEIRYLLYNIMHGNHPGLVDLSAEELARVGWKVDELLKSLGERMAKNHVQAPPPAPCVSNDNIDMGSLPLYLASPQEEEGWLDMVSSGGDVGTQVYGGNASHDGAGFSGGDMMLETQFSDLGFSSSPFPPM